The DNA region AACGTGACAGCATTGCATAGAGTAAGATACCTCCCATTGAGTGCCCAATTGCCAAAAGCTTACCGTCCTTTGGCTTGCATTGCGCTCTTACATACTCAATCTATGACAAACCAAAAAGGAACACCCAGTTCAGTGACAGATCCGGACACAACAATGTAAAACACTAAGCAAGATCAATGTCTCCCCTCACCGCAGCAGGGACATCCTCTTCCAGGTAGTTATCAAAATCCCAATCATATTTAACGATCAAATCAAGCTGCTTCTGAAAATCCTCAATGGTGGAAGTGAGACGCTCTTGCAGATCAATCAGCTGAGGCGAGACAGACCTCTGACCATCGTCGAGAAGATTCACAAGGCGCTGAGTCAACTCTCTGATTTGGTTACCAAGCCCTGAGTTTTGCCTCGACTCGATCAAACTCAAAAGCTTTGATCTTATCTCACTAAAGCGCTCGTACAGCCGAGAATCTTCTAAAAGCATAGCAATTCTATCAAACAACCTAGCAGACATGAACACTGACTGACCTTCGCTGAGAAACCCACTAAGCCTCTCTGACAAACGCATAAACGTTGCAGTTAACCTCGCCACGATCTTCGACTCGTCCCAAGCAGAGCCGGCTTCACCAAAAACAGAAACATCTGGTGCTGGTGCTCTGTCCACAATATCAGCAGCTTTAGCTTCTTTAGCTGCAGCTTCGGCAGTAGACTGTATCTGATGAGACAGCTCGTGAGCAGAATCTTGAACGTCTTTGAGATCAGATACTCTAGTACTCAGCCCGGCTCCACGAACCTCGAGAATCCACGTCTCGTATCCTTCACCAGACATGTGTCTCGCAAAAGAGCACTACAGTTACATCAAACCGTGTTAGAAAAGCGTGAAAACAAAGACTTTAATGAGCTCAAGTGGACTGGAGAATGTAACAAAAACCACGTCTTTTAGCGTAAATGTAGAACCTTTATGAAAGAAACAGATTCAGATTACAAAAACGAATGTGAAATGAAGGGCAAAACATACGCCGGGAGATAGATCATATCCAATTGCATTGGTTCCTACTCCAGATAACAGCAAGAGCGGGTGATTCCTCGTCGGAGCCtgaaaaggagagagagagttcttcTTGGTCACAATGATATAAACAAACtcagtgttctaaaaattgCGGCAAATCGAGTATAAACAGAAACAATTCAAACCGAAATCGATAATTAATCTATATAAGGCGCCTAACCATAACCACCGCCTAGCTATGATCTAAACTTGTAGAGGCATTGATAGATAGAGAGAGGCGGTTAGAAACCTGAGGGGAAGGGAAGTAGCGCCAGAGAGCGAGGCGCCAATCGCTGTTCGGAACGGTGACGTAATGAAGCTCGTCGGCGGTGCAAAGAGGAGGTTTCGTTGGGAGCTTAACtgaggaggatgaggaggaggaggaagagaaggctCTACTAGGTCGAAACGGTTTCGTCGTTCGGTGACGACGTGACGAAGGAGTTGCGGTTGTGGTGGTGATTGGGCGGAGAAAGTAGCTGACGGTGGAGGAAGCCGCCGCCCGACGTAGAGCAGAGCGGATCTCCAAGGGGAATTGGGGAGGGATCGTCGCCATCAAATCTGATTTGAAAAGTGGTGTCTCCGCTTGTTTTGGTATGTTTTTAAggatcctctctctctctctcacctccTCCGGTACACGTGGAGAGACGACCGGTGATGATCGATGAAGATGTTGACCGTAAACTATTGGGCTTTGGGCTTTTTAGTATTCTAAACTAGTTGGGCCCTAAAGTCCATCAGAGACCAGGTCGTAAACAACAAATGAAATGAATCTAGTAGAAGACTGACTCGAACAACAAAACTGTAGGgttccacctcctcctcctttgaGTCTAGATCCTCTTCCCTCTCAGTTAGGTATCAACAGTCCCcgtttctttttaattcaattGATCCTCTTTTGTGTTTGATGTTATCGACCCACAAACCAATCggttctgtttttatttttattttttctgacaTTAAATCTAATCTCCGTCTTGCAGTTTACAGCTTTCCGACAGACTTTACGACATGTAAGTTTCTTCCTACAAACTCGGCGCCAttctttgattttataattaccAATCTACACATCATGTTGATGGATCTCATGTAGTTGTCTGAATCTCTAGACTTGGGTTCTATCTGTGTCTAGTGATCGATCGGTCCACGATGATATAGGTCCTTTAGATTTACCATAGATATTCAACGTGCCAACATCTCgttgattgtttcttttttgcAAGTCTCAATTGTGTATGCTGCCATCACACATTGCCTTGATATGGATGTGGAGGATGTGAcggttttctttcttcttccttcgtTTTTGGTAATTTCAGGGCAGAAGATGAAGTTGTTGATCCAAAGAAGTACCTTGAGGAATCTTGCAATCCAAAATGTGTCAAGCCACTAATCGAATATCAGGTAATAAATTGATGGGGAGATTGTTTGAAGGGACATTGCCTTGTATATGAAGATAATTGTTTGCTGATACACaagcctttttttttgtgtgtggcTGTCAGGCGTGTGTGAAGAGAATCCAAGGTGATGACTCTGGCCAAAAGCATTGCACTGGGCAGTACTTCGACTACTGGCAGTGCATTGACAAATGTGTAAGTTTCTGTTGAGTTGTGGCTTAGCTCTTCACATCTATATCCCTTTTACAATTTGATACTGAGATGAAATTGGATTTTGTAAATCTTCAGGTTGCACCCAAGCTATTTACAAAACTGAAATGAAACAAGGCGAAGCTGGAGTTGAAATTGTCTTTCAGATGAAGGAATGTATAAAACGCAGTTGatattgaactttttttttttcaactgcaACCCTGAATAATGCAAAATGGCTCTGCttctcttttttattatatttttttgctcaagacattgttttttttttttttgtcatctgatgTTTAATATTGAACATAACTTAACAACCCTAGCAAGGGAGATTACAAACCTGACCATAAAATCTAAGCTGACGATTAGAAACTATATACTAATCTCAGAAACACAAGCTGGCGGCTAAAAGAAATTTACCCCAGAGCCAAAACGATCACAAACATAAGTTTAACTACCTTCGATAGGAATCAAAACCGATCAAGAAGAAATAAAATCAGATGTTAGTGTAGAGTTAACCGTTGCTGTGTGTTGAGCCCTAAACGCACTTCTGGTCCATCACCTTTCAAAATCTAACAACATATTGAACTTTGAAAGGGAGCATCACTCGCTTTCAAAACGCCACCCCTCCCCTGCCAACTCTCGAACCAGCTATGACTTGCCACTGGACTCTGAAATCGGCTCACCACGCGGCTTCAACGTTTCACCGCTTCACCACTCCACTGCCTCTCTAGATCCAGCTAAAACTCGCCACTGGACTCTGTAACAGGTTCACTGTACCTTCTCCACGCTTCCACTTTATTGATTCCCTCCAGATCTAACTGAGACTAACCATTAGACTCTGGACAGGTTTGCCACGCGCTTCTACGCGCCTCGACATGACTGCAAAAGCAAAACAATCGGACCCTAGTACGAAAGAACTCAACACAGCCGGTCACTATAAACCAACCACCATATATCACAGATCTGATTAGATTTGTTTCTATGGTGTCCGATTTGAAACCCCCCGCTTCAATCCGACAAACTGAAGCTTATGACCAAATTTGAATCCATTATTAGGCTAACACAGAAGAGATaaacaagaaataaaagaggTTCACCTTCTCAATCTGTTCTCCAACGGTTTGAgtggaaggaaaaaaaaagttgagagagaaaggaaaaaaaaaaagtcgtcGTCTTCTATCCATCTTCTCCGGCCGGCGGCGGCTTGCCGCTGCTTCTTTTGAAGTAATGGCATGCATAATAATAAGTAATAACAAGAATTTGTTACATCTGATACATTTTCTCCAGTTTTAACCAATCTTAGGAAATGATTTGCATTATCTGAATAATTCAAAGAATTTGAGTCATTATTAAGCAAGATTTCAGTTTCATTCAAGAACTATGCAAAAGAGTTATTCATCAAGTGTTAACAAGGAAAAACAGTGCAAAGGACATTAAAATCACAGTTAAAATTCTAATAAGGTTGATGAATGAAAATGCAGTTTTCTTCAAATACACAGAGATTCATCACCATGGTAACACTGGTTAATCATTAAGATGAATGATGTGGGTGACATCTGACAATCAACACAGTACTATTATTCATCTTTAAGGTATTACAAAAATCTGTGTTTGATCTTGGTAGCAAAAGAATCATATGATGATGACACAGTATATAAGTTACTACAacatacaaataaatttatctGTCAAAAGTTTTTGAGCATCTTGTCATCTGAGACTCCATCAGCTACAAGCATCGCGGTTATCTCCTGCAAAgacaacaaatcaaaacaacgaTAAAGATAAGACATCTCCTGAATAGCATTTTAGGTTCCCAGCAACAAAAAAGAGTGCATACCTCAGCCATTTGTCTCTGTCCGCACAGCACCACTCCTGTGGCCTCAGGTTTTGAAACTTGTTTAGCCCTTGCAAAGGCAGCCTATGTACAACACAtgatgtatgtatatattagtTTGATTCCATCTTGAGTAAAGCATTTAGATTAATGTTTCTCAATCTTTTACCTGGACATATCCGGTTTCCCCTGTCCACCCATCATCTGGCTGTGATAATACAGGCACAACTTTGACACCCGATGATTCCCACTCTTTAAACTTTTCCTGCAGATTGAGAGCATAGTTAAAATCCTTGAACAGATCAGATCCACAGATATAGCTAGGGTCTGCGCTTATCATCAAACGTCATTCAACTGCACATATTTCTATCTAGTGACGTTCGAAACAAGTGAGAGAAAGAACCAAACCTGATAAGCCATTCTTTTCAGGTTCCGAGCTCCATAATATAGTCTTACATCGGATCTTCTATCAGCGCCAAATCCTGTCTCAATCAGTGAGCGGATGGGACTGCATAGATAAGAACATGTCAAGACAGTTACTAAAAGTGCCTATAAACATCACTAGACATTGTTGTTTCGATCAACACACAGTATCCCAAATAGAAATACCCAAACCCTTTCTCAATATTAGATGGACACAGAGCCTAAAAGACATATGAAAAGGTCCCAAGCTTCCAACTTCGAAGCCAGTATGATACAAGCAATTGAACTAATACAAACTTTGGGTAATAACGTGCAACTAAAACCTTTTAACTAGACCGTACTTAGATCACTGAATAGCAGCTACAAAGAGAAGCATCAAACATGAAGTAAAGGACTCGACTTAGGCAGTATTGTAAAAGCAATTGAACTAAGCATCTCATAGACATGATGTAACTAAACCAAAAATGCAGGACAAGAATAATGAGTCTGAAAGACATTAACTTTGGCTAATACTGTCCACTTTAAAACAATACAAAACTTAAGATCATTGAATAGCAGCTTAAAGGACACGACTTTAAGCTCTCTCTCACCTGATTCCAGATCCAGTGGCGAAAATCAAAACCGTGGGATACTCCTCGGGAGGATCAACCTGACCCATATCGAAACCATTCCCCATCACAGCGCTGAGCTCGACGGTCTCCCCTCTCTTCAACCCGCACAGAACCTCCGCCGTGGATCCAGCTATGCTCTTCACCAGGAACTCGAAAGCTCCTCGAGACGCCGCGAGCGAAGGAGGAGAGGCGATCGCCAGGAACGAAGGCTTCTCGACGTCGGGGACGCGGAGCTGGAGGTACTGGCCGGGCCGCGTGTAGGAGGCGGCGAGATCCGGGGAGCCCGAGACGTCGATGGAGACGTGGAAGAGCGATTCGGCGGCGGATTCGATCAGAGAGAGTGGAGCCGGGGTCCAGAGGGCGGCGTCCTGGCGAACAGCCGCGGCGGTGACGACGGAGGCGACGCGGTTGTTGCTGCGGGAGGAGGAGAAGCGGAGGCGGCGTGCGAGGGGGAGGCGGCGCAGGATAGACATGGAGGAGAGGGGGTGGCTAAACTGCGCatgggtggtggtggtgatggaaGGGGAGAATGAGAGAGTGGACATGGTGGAGGAGTTTTGTCTTTTTGGGCTTATTTGACCGTTCCGGCGGTAGAAAATGGCGGCCCGATTTGTTCGGTGGCACGAGGagtgtctttttttctttctaaacacCTAAATTTGGATGAGGTCGTATGTTATGCCACGTGGACGCTCAAGATATGGTTTGCTATCCTCTTCTTTCTAGCTACTTTGTATAGGCTCTCACTATAAACAGAGGAAACAATTTGATAAGTGATTTTGAGAATGTTTATAGTATTACTTGGTTTTTCTAATCATAATCTCTGCACGTAGTGTAACTTTCTGGAGAAGATTCCAAGAAAAATTACCAGCTTAGTATCCATTTCCAAAGTTGTAGACAACGTTTTTCTGACTTTCTGGAATAATTGTTGGGTTAATATTCTTTCCAAGAAGATCATGACAAAACCAACAAAATTATGTCTACAACGAAACATTTGTTGTCCAATcaataaaaaagttaaataagCCAAAAAATGTGGAAGGTAATGTAAAGGTTAAAAATGCGTTGGTGAAAAGCGTAGTAAAACGAATTTTGAGCCAAACAAGAGTCTTGATGTAAAACGCTAATGATAAATGAATATGAATCATCTGATCATAATCTTCTTGctatgtttattaaaaaaaaaatcatctgaTCATTTGACGATACTGTTACAAAAGTCGCATACATTTTGATATAGTAATGTCACCTTCACGTAGAAAAACTATAACTAATCCTGAACCACCCACAAAATGACAAACATGTCAATTAGTTCAGTATCACCTGCAACGACGACAGACAACAACAGACACAGAACGGTAgttgaaaataaatatcgaAGCAGATACAGTGTTGGGATCTAAGCCCCACTATAATTGAATGGAGACATGCAAGCAAGTCATAACAACATCATCAAAcaagtttctctctctctctctctctctctctctctctctctctggctaGATTGTGTAGCTATTCACCATGTCGGAGGCAGAGAGCAGCACCAAGAATAGCTTGCTACTGCGAGTAGACAGAGATGATAAAGTAACCTGCATTGATATTCAAGACGGATCATTCACAGAAGAACTCAAGCGGCTTATCTACTTCGCCGCTCCTATGGCTGCTGTGGTCATCGCTCAGTTCACATTACAGATCATCTCAATGGTGATGGTTGGTCACCTTGGAAACCTAGCTCTCGCTAGCGCCTCCTTAGCCTCTTCCTTCTGCAACGTCACTGGCTACAGCTTCATCGTATATTTTTCATTCTTACTCTACATTTATAGACTCATCTCTGTTACTTGATATTTCTTTTGCGTGCGATGCTAGATAGGATTGTCATGTGCCTTAGATACTTTGAGCGGTCAAGCTTATGGAGCTAAGTTATACAGGAAACTAGGTCTTCAGACATACACGGCTATGTTCTGTCTTACACTAGTATGTATCCCTATATCCATCATATGGTTCAACATGGAAAAGCTTCTTGTGTTCCTTGGCCAAGACCAAGATATTGCACACGAAGCCGGTAGATACGCTGCCTGGCTCATCCCAGGACTGTTCTCATACGCCGTTACACAGCCTCTAACTCGCTACTTCCAAAACCAGAGCATGATCAAACCCCTCCTCGTTACCTCTTGTCTTGTCTTCTGTCTCCACGTCCCTCTGTGCTGGCTTTTGGTTTACAAGTCACGTCTTGGTTTTCTTGGAGGAGCCGTGGCTATGGGTCTGTCAAGCTGGCTCTCTGCCATTCTTCTTGGATCTATCATGTGCTTCTCCTCCGCTTGTTCCGAGACACGTGCGCCTCTTTCCATGGAGACATTCAATGGCGTTGGAGAGTTCTTTAGATATGCTCTTCCTTCCGCGGCTATGGTTTGGtacttcatttttttctatGTGGTTTTCTACTTCTCTAATGCCTTCCAcattttttgagaaaagatCTTTTATGGGTTGTTGCAGCCTAGAGTGGTGGTCATTTGAGCTCATAATATTACTATCTGGTCTCTTACCCAACCCGGAGCTGGAGACTTCTGTGCTCTCTATCTGGTAACTTCCCTATGCATTTACATTTTCATGTCACAGTCTAATATTATTCAATCTTGCAGTCTCCAAACAATTTCGACAGTCTCTGCAATACCAATTGCCATCGCGGCTGCAGCAAGGTTAAAACTTTTAGTCATTAACAATGCAGATCGTGAGAGCTGAAGCATTTACTTGATCTTCATGGGAATGTTTTCTTGTGCAGCACAAGAATCTCAAACGAGTTAGGTGCTGGTAACTCTCGAGCAGCTCATATCGTGGTCTACACGTCAATGTTTCTTGCGGTTGTGGAATCACTGGTAGTGAGTATGTCTCTGCTAGTAGGAAGTCATGTTTTCGGCTATATTTTCAGCAGTGACGAGAGAACCGTAGACTATGTTGCAAAGATGGCTCCATTTGTCTCTCTTTCTATCATTCTAGACGGTTTACAAGCGGTTCTCGCAGGTCCTGTTTCCCAATTCAGATACAAATTATTctcataatatttatttttattaacttgtGTTCCTCCGCATTGAAGTGTTTTTACATGTCACATATGAATTCATCTCCTATGTGAGTGTAGTAGAGATCCCTTAGTTCATACAGGTCCAAGTGTTCATGTGCCCCTTTTTAGTCTTGTGTCAAAGTTGTTAAACCATACCAAAGTTGCACTATTTTTCTTCCACTCCTAACACCTGGTTTAAATGGTTAAGCAGGTATTGCAAGGGGATGTGGATGGCAACATATAGGGGCTTACATAAATTTAGGAGCTTTCTATCTATGTGGGATACCCTTTGCAGCAACTTTAGCCTTCTGGTTTAATCTAAAAGGTGTTGGCCTTTGGATTGGAATACAAGCTGGTGCCCTTCTTCAAAATTTTCTGCTAGGTCTTTTCACAGGCTTCACAAACTGGCAAAACCAGGTCctcctttttccttttttttttcttatgtccTTCTTTTTCATGATTTGTTTCTATTTTGGAAAAGACAGATATTCAAACTTGTTGCATTTTTTTCTCAACTCTAGGCCTTTGAAGCTAGGAAGCGAATGGCTTTGGCCTGAAAGGTAATGCAAGCCGCAGCTTAAGAGCACTTACCTAGTCAAAACCAGTTCCTTCTGTTTTACCATGTTTGTTGTTAAGATTATTGGGCTAGTGTTGTAGTAAGCCTGTACATCCTTCATGTATAGTTGTTTTGACCAAGCTTTGCTTCTGGTTTTTAATGTTTTCCATTTGCAGTGAGTTAAACTTCATTTCCATTCTACTCTGAGGTTGTTTCTTTCATCTATACAGCATATCTCCCATGTGTTTATTTAATAGAAGATGATGGTAATTAACGAAAAGATACATCCTTTTAAATAATGTTACTCTTTACTTGTGATTCAAGCTTGTAAGCAGAGATAGTTTACTTAATAGCGCGGGAAACTAAGTGGGTCCCACAAGATTCAACAACCATCTAACGAACCTATAACCGCTTTCTTCCTCCATCTTAATTCttgacctctctctctctctcttcaaccTCGCAAGTCAACAACAATGGCGACTATCTCACTCTCGTGCGCCGTCTTTCTCGCCGCTCTCATCCTCTGTTTTCCTCGCTCCTCCGCCGGAGTTCCACTGGAAGAATTCGAAAGAGCCATCACGGTGCTCCGAGTCAGAGGCAGAGCTCTCTTCGCGAACGCGATCATCACCTCCGATCTCCTCTTCGATCTGCTCTCCGTCGAGTCCCTCACGCTCTTCGTCCCCACCGACTCCATGCTCTTCGACCTCGACATGACTCACTCTTCCTACTTCTACGTCTCCACCCTCCGCCTTCACTCCGTCCCACTCCGCCTACCTTTCTCCGATCTCAGATCCCTCCCGAACGCCACCTCTCTCCCGACGCTTCTCCCCTCTCACCACATCCGGCTCACTACCTCCGACGAATCCATTTTTCTCGACGGTGTTCCCGTCCTCCTCCCTGATTTGTTCTACGGCGAACATCTCGCCGTGCACGGCCTCGCCGGTCTTATTTCCCTCGCGACGTCTTCGTCTCCCGAACTCTCCGTCCATCTGCCTCCTCCCGTCGTCGTCGATTCGCCGGCAGAGTCACCGTACTATTCAAGATTCTCACCGGCGCCGCAGCCTTACGACTACTTTCTCGGTCTTTCGTCGGCGGAAGCGACGAGGGTTGAAGACGTCTCACCGTCGCCGTGGAGAGATGGCATGATCGTAGGGGATGAAGGAGGTCCGTTAGATTGGTGGAGTAACCACTTTTGATAGACACGTGTCGTCATC from Raphanus sativus cultivar WK10039 chromosome 8, ASM80110v3, whole genome shotgun sequence includes:
- the LOC108819343 gene encoding uncharacterized protein LOC108819343 isoform X2, whose amino-acid sequence is MATIPPQFPLEIRSALRRAAASSTVSYFLRPITTTTATPSSRRHRTTKPFRPSRAFSSSSSSSSSVKLPTKPPLCTADELHYVTVPNSDWRLALWRYFPSPQAPTRNHPLLLLSGVGTNAIGYDLSPGCSFARHMSGEGYETWILEVRGAGLSTRVSDLKDVQDSAHELSHQIQSTAEAAAKEAKAADIVDRAPAPDVSVFGEAGSAWDESKIVARLTATFMRLSERLSGFLSEGLGNQIRELTQRLVNLLDDGQRSVSPQLIDLQERLTSTIEDFQKQLDLIVKYDWDFDNYLEEDVPAAIEYVRAQCKPKDGKLLAIGHSMGGILLYAMLSRCAFEGREPCLAAVATLASSLDYTTSDSALKLLIPLADPAQALSVPVVPLGALLAAAYPLSSRPPYVLSWLNDLISATDMMHPEQLEKLVLNNFCTIPAKLLIQLTTAFRAGGLRDRSGKFYYKDHLSRTSVPVLALAGDRDLICPPVAVEDTAKLFPENLVTYKELGEPDGPHYAHYDLVGGRLAVEQVYPCITEFLSQHDSA
- the LOC108822652 gene encoding fasciclin-like arabinogalactan protein 19; its protein translation is MATISLSCAVFLAALILCFPRSSAGVPLEEFERAITVLRVRGRALFANAIITSDLLFDLLSVESLTLFVPTDSMLFDLDMTHSSYFYVSTLRLHSVPLRLPFSDLRSLPNATSLPTLLPSHHIRLTTSDESIFLDGVPVLLPDLFYGEHLAVHGLAGLISLATSSSPELSVHLPPPVVVDSPAESPYYSRFSPAPQPYDYFLGLSSAEATRVEDVSPSPWRDGMIVGDEGGPLDWWSNHF
- the LOC108822650 gene encoding protein DETOXIFICATION 12-like isoform X2 — protein: MFCLTLVCIPISIIWFNMEKLLVFLGQDQDIAHEAGRYAAWLIPGLFSYAVTQPLTRYFQNQSMIKPLLVTSCLVFCLHVPLCWLLVYKSRLGFLGGAVAMGLSSWLSAILLGSIMCFSSACSETRAPLSMETFNGVGEFFRYALPSAAMVCLEWWSFELIILLSGLLPNPELETSVLSICLQTISTVSAIPIAIAAAASTRISNELGAGNSRAAHIVVYTSMFLAVVESLVVSMSLLVGSHVFGYIFSSDERTVDYVAKMAPFVSLSIILDGLQAVLAGIARGCGWQHIGAYINLGAFYLCGIPFAATLAFWFNLKGVGLWIGIQAGALLQNFLLGLFTGFTNWQNQAFEARKRMALA
- the LOC108822650 gene encoding protein DETOXIFICATION 12-like isoform X1, which translates into the protein MSEAESSTKNSLLLRVDRDDKVTCIDIQDGSFTEELKRLIYFAAPMAAVVIAQFTLQIISMVMVGHLGNLALASASLASSFCNVTGYSFIIGLSCALDTLSGQAYGAKLYRKLGLQTYTAMFCLTLVCIPISIIWFNMEKLLVFLGQDQDIAHEAGRYAAWLIPGLFSYAVTQPLTRYFQNQSMIKPLLVTSCLVFCLHVPLCWLLVYKSRLGFLGGAVAMGLSSWLSAILLGSIMCFSSACSETRAPLSMETFNGVGEFFRYALPSAAMVCLEWWSFELIILLSGLLPNPELETSVLSICLQTISTVSAIPIAIAAAASTRISNELGAGNSRAAHIVVYTSMFLAVVESLVVSMSLLVGSHVFGYIFSSDERTVDYVAKMAPFVSLSIILDGLQAVLAGIARGCGWQHIGAYINLGAFYLCGIPFAATLAFWFNLKGVGLWIGIQAGALLQNFLLGLFTGFTNWQNQAFEARKRMALA
- the LOC108818867 gene encoding fruit protein pKIWI502 — translated: MSTLSFSPSITTTTHAQFSHPLSSMSILRRLPLARRLRFSSSRSNNRVASVVTAAAVRQDAALWTPAPLSLIESAAESLFHVSIDVSGSPDLAASYTRPGQYLQLRVPDVEKPSFLAIASPPSLAASRGAFEFLVKSIAGSTAEVLCGLKRGETVELSAVMGNGFDMGQVDPPEEYPTVLIFATGSGISPIRSLIETGFGADRRSDVRLYYGARNLKRMAYQEKFKEWESSGVKVVPVLSQPDDGWTGETGYVQAAFARAKQVSKPEATGVVLCGQRQMAEEITAMLVADGVSDDKMLKNF
- the LOC108819343 gene encoding uncharacterized protein LOC108819343 isoform X1, whose translation is MATIPPQFPLEIRSALRRAAASSTVSYFLRPITTTTATPSSRRHRTTKPFRPSRAFSSSSSSSSSVKLPTKPPLCTADELHYVTVPNSDWRLALWRYFPSPQAPTRNHPLLLLSGVGTNAIGYDLSPGCSFARHMSGEGYETWILEVRGAGLSTRVSDLKDVQDSAHELSHQIQSTAEAAAKEAKAADIVDRAPAPDVSVFGEAGSAWDESKIVARLTATFMRLSERLSGFLSEGQSVFMSARLFDRIAMLLEDSRLYERFSEIRSKLLSLIESRQNSGLGNQIRELTQRLVNLLDDGQRSVSPQLIDLQERLTSTIEDFQKQLDLIVKYDWDFDNYLEEDVPAAIEYVRAQCKPKDGKLLAIGHSMGGILLYAMLSRCAFEGREPCLAAVATLASSLDYTTSDSALKLLIPLADPAQALSVPVVPLGALLAAAYPLSSRPPYVLSWLNDLISATDMMHPEQLEKLVLNNFCTIPAKLLIQLTTAFRAGGLRDRSGKFYYKDHLSRTSVPVLALAGDRDLICPPVAVEDTAKLFPENLVTYKELGEPDGPHYAHYDLVGGRLAVEQVYPCITEFLSQHDSA